A portion of the Acidisarcina polymorpha genome contains these proteins:
- a CDS encoding TIGR04295 family B12-binding domain-containing radical SAM protein, whose product MKYALINPLWSFEGSTYFGCREPHFPLELLSARNFLRKAGHEVLLLDAWMLEISIEECKAALDAFQEDFLVIPSAPSYLFWRCPQPELRLVREWILGLDRPSQTVVIGPHGSVTPRATMDKTGCDIVLRGEPDETLPQLANMPWELIPGCCWRDPSGSFRISPGLGTVDMSALQTLDYSDYPVERHLHKHHIFPGNGADHLTRGAEVEFARGCPYSCTFCNKTLFRNKYRERSLSSVLSEIDQLIGRGVDYIYFIDEIFGVGKQVRTLLEEISQRPVSIGFQSRVDLWDEQSLDLLAKAHCVSFECGVESLTEAGRDAMNKNCRLSTDRIGELLIYARQRIPWVQANLIKTPEDDPTTVATWQARLKAEGVWVSEPVPMFPFPGSPEYVSTFGAQPDDQAWERAHDYYLNLFNRSFSDIQEQQPKPLRELECVSC is encoded by the coding sequence ATGAAGTATGCCCTTATCAATCCTCTTTGGAGCTTCGAAGGTTCGACTTACTTTGGTTGCCGTGAACCTCACTTCCCTCTTGAGCTACTGTCCGCGAGAAACTTTCTACGCAAAGCCGGACACGAGGTCTTACTACTAGATGCATGGATGTTAGAGATCTCTATCGAGGAGTGTAAAGCCGCTCTAGATGCATTTCAAGAAGACTTTCTTGTGATACCCTCGGCGCCTTCCTATCTCTTCTGGCGTTGTCCGCAGCCAGAACTAAGACTGGTCCGCGAATGGATCTTAGGACTAGATCGACCGTCACAAACAGTTGTTATCGGTCCACACGGCTCTGTCACACCCCGTGCCACCATGGACAAGACCGGTTGCGACATCGTCCTGCGCGGCGAACCGGATGAGACTCTGCCACAACTGGCGAACATGCCGTGGGAGCTCATTCCGGGCTGCTGCTGGCGAGATCCCAGCGGCTCTTTTCGCATCTCTCCGGGTTTAGGTACTGTGGATATGAGTGCCTTACAAACGCTTGACTACTCGGATTATCCAGTTGAGAGACACCTCCACAAACACCATATTTTCCCGGGAAATGGGGCTGATCATCTCACACGTGGTGCCGAGGTGGAGTTCGCCCGGGGCTGTCCATACTCCTGTACTTTCTGTAACAAGACCCTATTTCGCAATAAGTACCGCGAACGCAGCCTGAGTTCCGTTCTCTCCGAGATAGATCAACTTATCGGTCGAGGAGTCGATTACATCTACTTTATTGATGAGATATTCGGTGTAGGAAAACAAGTGAGGACACTACTGGAAGAGATCTCCCAACGTCCGGTCTCCATCGGCTTTCAATCGCGGGTCGATCTATGGGATGAGCAGTCACTCGATCTCCTTGCTAAAGCACACTGCGTCTCCTTTGAGTGCGGAGTGGAATCTCTCACCGAAGCCGGCCGTGATGCCATGAATAAGAATTGCCGCCTCTCTACCGATCGAATTGGAGAATTGTTGATTTATGCGCGGCAACGAATTCCATGGGTACAGGCGAACCTTATCAAAACACCTGAGGACGATCCAACGACGGTGGCCACGTGGCAGGCCCGGCTCAAAGCCGAAGGCGTCTGGGTGAGTGAACCAGTTCCCATGTTTCCTTTCCCCGGAAGCCCGGAGTATGTATCCACTTTCGGTGCTCAACCCGACGATCAGGCGTGGGAGCGAGCACATGACTACTACCTCAACCTCTTCAACAGGTCCTTTAGTGACATACAGGAACAACAGCCTAAGCCTCTTAGGGAGCTTGAATGCGTGTCCTGCTAA
- a CDS encoding RecQ family ATP-dependent DNA helicase, which produces MATKKKVARHHAIQVRAVPWSGLHAEAKERFGIKHFRPGQREVLEAVFAGRNALALMPTGSGKSLCYQLPALFLPRPVVVVSPLIALMRDQQEKAEDAHIAVEKLDSTLNTSEATEVQESIQAGIPQLLYVTPERLEKPDFLEMLAASGVSLMAVDEAHCISQWGHDFRPAYLSLRDARKALGDPPVLALTATASEAVVADILTQLDAQDAVVVNTGVERENLLLSVHHTVNTVAKQKRLTEMIAKEQGSGIIYTASVRSAVEIYEWLKASGVSVGRYHGRLKVKDREKMQTKFMHGDYKVLIATKAFGMGIDKPDIRFVYHYEFPDSLETYYQEAGRAGRDGKPARAVLLYRLEDKRIQRFFLLGRYPRLDEVRRLYAELSTPASVAELAARSSLSRRRTQVILHMLREAGLIIRGTRGYARGGNRATLDQGRESLGEESGALPKQEIDAQLEQLVVAYESRSQTDLGRLAEMMHYAESPQCRKQLLRKYFGEDEGKPCGNCDNCIALATRGASPKHADRPDQVTRIETIHGTILTTAPETLPSTTPVGLAKGDRIRHRRFGNGEVLDLDGQNIVARFDKSGTRKVRFTFIQRST; this is translated from the coding sequence ATGGCTACAAAGAAGAAGGTCGCGCGTCACCACGCGATCCAGGTGCGAGCAGTCCCGTGGAGCGGTCTACACGCGGAAGCGAAGGAGCGGTTTGGAATTAAGCACTTCAGACCGGGACAACGCGAGGTGCTTGAAGCCGTCTTCGCCGGCCGCAATGCATTGGCATTGATGCCGACGGGGTCAGGAAAGTCCCTGTGCTATCAGTTGCCTGCTCTTTTCTTGCCCAGGCCAGTAGTCGTGGTCTCGCCATTGATTGCCTTGATGCGCGACCAACAGGAAAAAGCGGAAGATGCCCACATCGCCGTAGAAAAACTTGATTCCACGCTGAACACGAGTGAAGCGACTGAGGTACAGGAATCCATACAGGCCGGCATTCCCCAGCTACTCTATGTAACTCCGGAGCGCCTTGAGAAACCCGACTTTCTTGAAATGCTCGCCGCTTCGGGAGTGAGCCTGATGGCCGTTGACGAGGCCCACTGTATATCTCAGTGGGGGCACGACTTCCGCCCAGCCTATTTGAGCCTGAGAGACGCAAGGAAGGCGCTCGGCGATCCTCCCGTTCTGGCGCTCACCGCGACTGCCAGCGAAGCCGTCGTGGCCGACATCCTCACGCAGCTCGACGCTCAGGATGCGGTCGTCGTCAACACCGGCGTCGAACGCGAAAATCTTTTGCTCTCCGTGCACCATACGGTGAACACCGTCGCCAAGCAAAAGCGGCTTACTGAGATGATTGCCAAAGAACAGGGTAGCGGCATCATCTACACCGCAAGTGTGCGCAGCGCCGTCGAGATCTATGAGTGGCTCAAGGCCAGTGGAGTCTCTGTCGGACGCTACCATGGCAGGCTCAAAGTAAAAGACCGCGAAAAGATGCAAACCAAGTTCATGCACGGTGACTACAAAGTCCTCATAGCCACCAAAGCTTTTGGCATGGGTATCGACAAGCCGGACATCCGCTTTGTCTACCATTACGAATTTCCAGATTCCCTCGAAACGTATTATCAGGAAGCAGGTCGTGCAGGACGAGACGGTAAGCCGGCACGGGCGGTATTGCTTTATCGCCTGGAGGATAAGCGTATCCAGCGCTTTTTCCTCCTTGGCCGTTATCCTCGCTTGGATGAGGTCCGTCGACTCTACGCGGAGCTTTCCACTCCAGCATCGGTTGCCGAACTCGCAGCCCGATCTTCTCTCTCCCGAAGAAGGACCCAGGTCATCCTGCACATGCTGCGCGAAGCAGGCTTGATCATTCGAGGCACTCGCGGCTACGCTCGCGGCGGCAACAGGGCCACTCTCGATCAAGGACGAGAGTCTCTGGGAGAAGAATCCGGCGCCCTTCCTAAGCAGGAGATAGATGCGCAGCTAGAGCAGCTCGTAGTCGCCTATGAGAGCCGAAGCCAAACAGACCTCGGCCGGCTAGCAGAAATGATGCATTATGCAGAGTCGCCGCAATGTAGGAAGCAACTGCTAAGAAAATACTTTGGTGAGGACGAAGGTAAGCCGTGCGGCAACTGCGATAACTGCATTGCCCTCGCTACTCGGGGCGCTTCACCTAAGCATGCCGACAGACCAGATCAAGTCACTCGCATTGAAACCATTCACGGCACTATCCTTACCACCGCCCCCGAAACTCTACCAAGCACCACTCCCGTCGGGCTTGCGAAGGGTGACCGGATTCGACATCGCCGTTTCGGAAACGGAGAAGTACTAGATCTCGACGGACAAAACATAGTAGCGAGGTTCGACAAAAGCGGCACTCGAAAGGTCCGCTTTACCTTCATACAAAGATCAACTTGA
- a CDS encoding CgeB family protein: protein MSSLGHEITVFEPEHEWSIDNLALEQLGAESLTHFALTYPELNICTYPSGTSDATRETTLSACDIVVLHEWNPPALAHSLLELRDRLGFRLLFHDTHHRASSSPEQVKLFQIDRFDGVIAFGEALRSIYMQAFGLSRVWTLHEAADTRVFYPHAMPDKCLDVVWVGNWGDGERSTEISEFLLQPASRLGSKRFRVYGVRYPESGLRALQNAHVEYSGYLPNLSAPLVYARSLLTVHIPRQHYVKAMTGIPTIRVFEALACGIPLISAPWDDTEGLFRSHDFCSVKNGDEMTDALNAMLHDPESRRLMAERGLKTVLERHTCRHRASQLTEICEEVLA from the coding sequence ATGAGCTCGCTAGGACACGAAATCACGGTGTTCGAGCCGGAGCATGAATGGTCAATCGACAACCTGGCCCTCGAGCAGCTAGGCGCCGAATCACTGACTCACTTCGCCTTGACCTACCCCGAGCTCAACATTTGCACATATCCATCTGGGACAAGCGATGCTACACGGGAGACTACTCTCAGTGCTTGCGACATAGTTGTTCTTCATGAATGGAACCCTCCTGCCCTGGCGCATTCTCTGCTTGAACTCAGAGACAGGCTCGGCTTCCGTCTTCTCTTCCACGACACTCATCATCGCGCCTCCTCCTCGCCTGAGCAAGTAAAGCTGTTCCAAATTGACCGTTTCGACGGGGTCATTGCGTTCGGCGAGGCTCTGCGTTCTATCTATATGCAGGCCTTCGGACTCTCGCGCGTGTGGACACTTCACGAAGCTGCAGACACAAGAGTTTTCTATCCGCATGCTATGCCTGATAAGTGTCTGGATGTTGTATGGGTCGGTAATTGGGGCGACGGAGAGCGTTCCACTGAAATCTCTGAGTTTCTTCTACAACCCGCATCTAGGCTTGGCTCAAAGCGGTTTCGCGTTTATGGAGTCCGCTATCCCGAGTCAGGTCTAAGAGCTTTACAGAATGCACACGTGGAATATTCTGGATATCTTCCAAATCTCTCTGCCCCGCTTGTCTATGCAAGGTCGTTGCTCACGGTCCACATTCCCAGGCAGCACTATGTGAAAGCAATGACGGGTATCCCGACGATCCGCGTTTTTGAAGCGCTCGCTTGCGGCATTCCTCTTATTTCAGCTCCTTGGGATGACACGGAGGGCCTTTTTCGATCTCATGACTTCTGCTCAGTCAAAAATGGTGATGAGATGACCGATGCTCTAAATGCTATGCTCCATGATCCCGAGAGCCGGCGGCTAATGGCCGAACGCGGCCTGAAGACCGTATTAGAGCGTCACACATGTCGACACCGAGCTAGTCAGCTGACTGAAATCTGTGAAGAGGTACTCGCATGA
- a CDS encoding NAD-dependent epimerase/dehydratase family protein: MKQVLITGGAGFVGSHLADGLLRSGHRVRVLDDITPQVHGDHPPSYLSKEVELIVGDIRDPNLLRTALKGVDVIFHFAATVGVGQSMYEISRYMSINTQGTAELLQAILDARLAPDKLVVASSMSIYGEGRYQCSQCGHNANPQVRPLAQLKAAHWDLQCALCNGILRPLPTAETKPSEINSIYALSKRDQEELCLIYGRTYGLPVTALRFFNIYGTRQALSNPYTGVAAIFSSRLINNQAPLVFEDGEQMRDFVSVHDIVQANMLAMDSPQSNGEVINIGSGHPITIRRIAEILSAALGKTMEPVITHKYRAGDIRHCYADISKARSLLSYEPRISHQEGFVELATWLAEQNAVDKADTMLRELSAYGLTA, from the coding sequence GTGAAACAAGTACTGATTACTGGAGGCGCAGGATTTGTGGGGTCGCATTTGGCCGACGGTCTGTTACGTTCCGGTCATCGCGTAAGAGTTCTTGATGACATCACACCTCAGGTCCATGGAGACCACCCACCCTCTTATCTGTCGAAGGAAGTCGAACTAATCGTCGGTGATATCCGTGATCCTAACCTGTTGAGAACTGCATTAAAGGGCGTAGACGTCATTTTTCACTTTGCCGCCACCGTAGGCGTGGGTCAATCGATGTACGAAATTAGCCGATACATGAGCATCAATACTCAGGGTACGGCGGAGTTACTCCAGGCGATACTCGACGCCCGCCTGGCGCCCGACAAGCTCGTTGTAGCCTCCTCGATGTCTATCTATGGAGAAGGCCGCTATCAGTGCTCACAGTGCGGTCACAACGCTAACCCTCAAGTGCGGCCACTCGCCCAACTGAAGGCAGCACATTGGGACCTTCAGTGCGCACTATGCAACGGAATATTGAGGCCGCTTCCCACTGCCGAGACTAAGCCGTCTGAAATCAATTCTATTTACGCGCTCTCGAAACGAGATCAAGAAGAGCTTTGCCTCATTTATGGTCGCACTTATGGTCTACCGGTAACCGCACTTCGCTTTTTCAATATCTACGGAACTCGCCAGGCGCTTTCCAATCCCTACACTGGCGTAGCCGCTATATTTTCATCACGTCTGATAAACAACCAGGCGCCGTTGGTCTTCGAGGACGGCGAGCAGATGCGCGATTTCGTTAGCGTCCATGACATTGTTCAGGCCAATATGCTGGCAATGGACAGCCCCCAGTCGAACGGCGAAGTGATCAACATCGGCAGCGGCCACCCCATCACCATACGCCGCATTGCTGAAATCCTGTCCGCTGCCCTCGGCAAGACTATGGAGCCTGTAATTACACACAAATACCGTGCAGGCGACATCCGTCATTGTTATGCTGACATCTCCAAAGCACGTAGTCTCCTGAGCTATGAGCCTCGCATATCTCATCAAGAAGGCTTTGTCGAATTGGCCACATGGCTGGCCGAGCAAAACGCAGTTGACAAGGCTGACACCATGTTGCGCGAGCTGAGTGCATACGGACTCACGGCCTAA
- a CDS encoding GDP-mannose 4,6-dehydratase: MSTTNGRKILVIGGAGFIGSNLVERLLQRADTQVCVYDNLSRQGAHDNLRWLYSLPGNKQLEFIENDVRDARAVWEAAQHADEIYHFAAQVAVTTSVAAPREDFEVNAIGTFNVLEAARQSGRRPFVLFTSTNKVYGSLEGVPVAASALRYHAADPAFAGVQETELLDFHSPYGCSKGAADQYVRDYARIYQIPTVVFRMSCIAGPRQFGTEDQGWVAHFLYSALEGRAITIYGDGRQVRDVLHVYDLVDAMLSVHACRERVAGGVYNLGGGPGRSTSILELLQLIEKQTGMTPQVRYSNVRPGDQPLYISDTGKLSLHTGWSARYSLERTVESLHNFWLDNRPMLESHRFSTEQVSLLHEEVA; encoded by the coding sequence ATGAGCACAACCAACGGCCGGAAGATACTCGTCATCGGCGGCGCAGGTTTCATCGGCTCCAATCTAGTGGAGCGCCTACTTCAACGGGCCGATACGCAAGTATGTGTCTATGACAACTTGTCGCGACAAGGGGCACACGATAATCTTCGCTGGCTCTACTCTTTGCCAGGTAATAAACAACTTGAGTTCATTGAGAATGACGTGCGAGATGCCCGGGCAGTCTGGGAGGCGGCCCAGCATGCCGATGAAATCTACCACTTTGCCGCCCAGGTCGCAGTAACTACATCCGTAGCCGCACCACGGGAAGACTTCGAAGTAAATGCCATTGGCACCTTCAATGTCCTTGAGGCAGCTCGGCAGTCGGGTCGGCGCCCGTTCGTTCTCTTCACTTCTACAAATAAAGTCTATGGTTCGCTTGAGGGAGTTCCGGTAGCGGCCTCAGCTCTGCGCTATCACGCCGCGGATCCTGCGTTTGCTGGAGTTCAAGAAACCGAACTCCTCGATTTCCACTCTCCCTACGGCTGCTCGAAAGGTGCGGCCGATCAATATGTGCGCGACTACGCGCGGATCTATCAGATCCCGACAGTGGTATTTAGAATGTCGTGCATCGCTGGACCACGTCAATTCGGGACCGAGGACCAGGGCTGGGTGGCCCACTTTCTCTACTCTGCCTTAGAGGGAAGAGCTATAACTATCTATGGTGATGGACGACAGGTTCGGGATGTCCTCCACGTCTACGATCTTGTCGATGCAATGTTATCTGTCCATGCCTGCCGCGAGCGCGTTGCAGGTGGGGTTTATAACCTCGGCGGCGGACCAGGTCGTTCGACATCTATACTGGAGCTTCTGCAATTGATAGAGAAGCAAACCGGTATGACTCCCCAGGTTCGCTATTCCAATGTCCGTCCTGGGGATCAACCACTTTATATCTCCGATACGGGCAAGCTGTCTCTCCACACTGGCTGGAGTGCAAGGTACTCGCTTGAAAGGACAGTCGAGTCGCTCCACAACTTTTGGTTAGATAACCGCCCCATGCTGGAGTCTCATCGTTTCAGCACTGAACAGGTCTCATTACTGCATGAGGAAGTCGCATGA
- a CDS encoding CgeB family protein, with translation MRIFSFGSSIVSSYWNGAATYYRGCYKYLARLGHEIIFAEPDAYGRQQHRDSEDFSYVESLVYQPGEGLDSMLEQASSADVVIKHSGLGVDDEALERRVLELAAGSAIVFWDVDAPATIARMHLNPHDLFRSVLPHYDAVFTYGGGPWVKEQYLRLGAKAYYTMYNGLDPDTHYRVPPDPSLACDVAFLGNRLPDREARVDELFLRAAELYPEGTFLLGGEGWADKRLPSNVRWIGHVPTGDHNRVNCSAGMVMNINRASMADSGFSPPTRIFEVAGTGSCLLCDDWPGIADCFEPDEELLVVKTAEDVIAALTKYDDAGRRKIGAAFQRRALRDHTYAQRAAQAEIAFQECIAARSPTLAHS, from the coding sequence ATGAGGATATTTTCGTTCGGCTCGAGCATCGTCTCTTCCTACTGGAATGGAGCCGCAACCTACTACCGCGGCTGTTACAAGTACCTAGCACGGCTCGGGCATGAAATCATCTTTGCGGAGCCGGACGCCTACGGACGGCAACAGCATCGCGATTCAGAAGATTTTTCATATGTCGAATCACTGGTGTATCAGCCGGGTGAAGGTTTGGACAGCATGCTGGAGCAAGCATCCTCTGCTGATGTAGTTATAAAGCATAGCGGTCTGGGTGTAGACGACGAGGCACTTGAGCGTCGCGTGCTTGAATTGGCTGCCGGGTCAGCGATCGTATTTTGGGATGTTGACGCACCAGCAACTATAGCCCGCATGCATTTGAATCCCCACGATCTCTTCCGTTCGGTGTTGCCACACTACGATGCTGTATTCACCTACGGCGGAGGCCCTTGGGTAAAGGAGCAGTATTTGCGCTTAGGGGCAAAAGCCTATTACACGATGTATAACGGGCTTGACCCAGACACTCACTACCGTGTCCCGCCGGACCCTTCCCTCGCTTGCGATGTAGCTTTTCTTGGGAATCGCCTACCCGACCGGGAGGCTAGGGTCGACGAGCTTTTTTTGCGGGCCGCCGAGTTATACCCAGAAGGCACATTCCTTCTAGGAGGGGAAGGTTGGGCCGATAAGCGCCTACCTTCAAACGTTCGGTGGATTGGCCATGTACCCACTGGCGATCATAACCGCGTTAACTGCTCCGCGGGTATGGTCATGAATATAAATCGCGCTTCCATGGCCGACTCTGGTTTCTCGCCGCCCACTCGGATCTTTGAGGTTGCAGGCACCGGCAGTTGTCTCCTCTGCGATGACTGGCCTGGCATCGCAGACTGCTTTGAACCAGACGAGGAGCTTCTGGTTGTGAAAACAGCAGAGGATGTGATAGCAGCGCTTACCAAGTACGACGACGCTGGCCGCCGAAAGATCGGCGCGGCCTTTCAGAGGCGTGCCCTTCGCGATCACACTTATGCGCAGCGAGCGGCACAGGCGGAGATCGCATTTCAGGAATGCATTGCGGCACGTTCCCCAACACTGGCGCACTCATGA
- a CDS encoding glycosyltransferase family 4 protein, which produces MRVLLTTDTIGGVWTYTRELTEGLLRASVAVALVSFGRLPSEDQLAWCHTVAGRHPALFEYHFSDTPLEWMSDNECVYELGVPLLQRVAREFRADLLHSNQYCFGRFPHGIPRLVTAHSDVISWSKACTSEALEPGRWITTYKTLVQEGLLAADTLVAPTRWMLDALTSTFQVPRRILVVGNGRTISSRRRSTARSMQAVSVGRLWDPAKNLSLLSSLPASVPIFVAGEQRYGEAGIPGLVETFTSLGPLSEEAVLSLFRSSSIYLCTSIYEPFGLAPLEAALCGCAVLANDIPSLREVWGDAARYFADAPTLSFLLEELISNPEELRRCQKQSLRRAQHWTAQRMTSGYMSIYRSLLARGSSASSISRIAEGDLCVA; this is translated from the coding sequence ATGCGTGTCCTGCTAACCACTGACACCATCGGTGGGGTATGGACCTACACTCGGGAGCTAACCGAGGGACTGCTGCGTGCATCGGTTGCGGTCGCGCTGGTGAGCTTCGGCAGGCTGCCCTCTGAAGATCAGCTCGCATGGTGCCACACCGTTGCGGGCCGCCACCCAGCTTTGTTTGAATACCATTTTTCAGACACTCCTCTCGAGTGGATGTCGGACAATGAATGCGTTTACGAGCTAGGCGTCCCCTTACTACAGCGCGTCGCCAGGGAGTTTCGGGCTGACCTTCTACACAGCAACCAATATTGTTTTGGGAGATTTCCCCACGGTATACCGAGGCTAGTCACCGCTCACAGTGATGTGATCAGTTGGTCGAAGGCGTGCACCTCGGAAGCCCTTGAGCCCGGCCGATGGATAACCACCTATAAGACACTAGTTCAAGAGGGGCTACTTGCAGCTGACACCTTAGTAGCTCCGACTCGCTGGATGCTTGACGCTCTGACCTCGACTTTCCAAGTTCCACGCCGCATCCTTGTGGTCGGGAATGGCCGCACCATCTCGTCAAGGCGGCGAAGCACCGCTCGTTCTATGCAGGCGGTATCAGTCGGCCGACTCTGGGACCCCGCAAAGAACCTCTCCTTGCTTTCCAGCTTGCCGGCCTCGGTGCCTATCTTTGTCGCCGGCGAACAGCGCTACGGAGAAGCTGGCATTCCAGGCCTGGTCGAAACGTTCACATCACTCGGTCCCCTCTCCGAGGAGGCAGTCTTATCCCTATTTCGATCCAGTTCAATCTATCTTTGCACGTCCATCTATGAGCCATTTGGCCTGGCGCCTCTGGAGGCTGCGCTCTGTGGCTGCGCCGTCTTGGCGAATGACATTCCCTCGCTGCGAGAGGTCTGGGGCGATGCAGCACGCTATTTTGCGGATGCACCTACTCTCAGCTTCTTGTTAGAAGAGCTCATTTCGAACCCAGAAGAACTGCGCCGGTGCCAAAAGCAATCCCTTCGCCGCGCTCAACATTGGACTGCTCAGCGAATGACATCGGGGTACATGAGCATTTACCGAAGCCTCCTTGCACGTGGTTCCTCAGCATCTTCGATTAGCCGGATCGCCGAAGGGGACCTCTGTGTTGCCTAA
- a CDS encoding SDR family NAD(P)-dependent oxidoreductase, giving the protein MKRTTMLMAAGAVTAALIATAKHRRSSARLAGKVAVITGGSRGFGLALAAEFARAGARVVLTARDPAELDRARKSLLNMGIVADESDVATIPCDLTDPEQSKSMIALVTERFGRIDVLVNNAGKIAAGPVENQPLSAYKDAIESNYYCALHTTLAVLPQMLERGSGSIVNIASIGGKIAIPHLLPYTASKFALVGFSQGLTAELRTKGIRVTTVCPGLMRTGSHLHAEFTGNRQHEYRWFSLGASLPGVSTSARRAARAVIHATVSGRTELIITPQAVLASKLAPLAPASTAWLLSRINASLLPAPVNGISDSPAPGYSVRQQEIQPLTGLGEAASYEFNERGRIASGR; this is encoded by the coding sequence TTGAAACGAACAACCATGCTCATGGCTGCCGGGGCTGTGACTGCAGCCCTGATTGCCACTGCAAAACACCGTCGATCATCTGCACGTCTTGCCGGTAAAGTAGCGGTGATTACCGGTGGATCGCGCGGTTTCGGACTGGCACTGGCGGCGGAGTTCGCTCGTGCCGGAGCCCGGGTAGTGTTGACCGCCCGCGATCCCGCAGAGCTCGACAGGGCGCGCAAAAGCCTTCTGAATATGGGCATTGTGGCAGACGAAAGCGATGTTGCCACGATTCCCTGTGACCTCACCGATCCCGAACAAAGCAAGTCCATGATTGCGCTCGTGACTGAACGATTTGGCCGCATAGACGTGCTCGTGAACAACGCCGGCAAAATCGCTGCCGGACCCGTCGAAAATCAGCCTTTGAGCGCGTACAAGGATGCCATTGAGAGCAATTACTACTGCGCTCTGCACACTACTCTTGCAGTGCTTCCTCAAATGCTGGAGCGTGGCAGCGGCAGCATCGTTAACATCGCGTCGATTGGCGGAAAGATTGCCATTCCCCACCTGCTTCCCTACACAGCCAGCAAATTCGCTCTCGTTGGTTTTTCCCAGGGTCTGACTGCAGAGTTGCGAACGAAAGGCATCCGGGTCACGACCGTCTGTCCAGGCCTCATGCGCACGGGTTCGCACCTCCACGCAGAATTTACCGGCAATCGCCAGCACGAATACCGGTGGTTTAGTTTGGGGGCAAGTCTACCTGGAGTGTCAACTAGCGCACGCCGCGCGGCCCGCGCAGTCATTCACGCTACCGTAAGCGGAAGAACAGAATTAATCATTACTCCGCAGGCGGTGCTTGCATCAAAGCTGGCACCGTTGGCCCCGGCCAGCACAGCATGGCTACTGAGCAGGATCAATGCGTCGCTGCTGCCCGCTCCGGTGAACGGGATAAGTGATTCTCCGGCACCCGGGTACTCCGTCCGTCAGCAGGAGATCCAGCCCTTGACCGGGCTTGGAGAAGCAGCAAGCTATGAGTTCAACGAGCGTGGTCGAATCGCATCAGGGCGATGA
- a CDS encoding beta-xylosidase, whose product MIEAVVLWNEPNNLSHWNYHLDPGWLRFSDMVKATASAIRAIRPSLPIVLGGVSACDCDFLRLMTSYGVIEYVDAVGVHGFPLDWNHWQLTEWPSRIAEARRITGKPIWVTEVGASSFGAEEVQAFGFQRTIELIGESADRLHWYSLFDLPPTWAAETRHKEAEGSSYYRHYYLGLIRADGTPKPAVDLFPGDGSVGLCQWFHFEDPRLDEATSWMSNHGVRYLRTGISWADSFRPNAVEWFDRQMEALRPFQVAVTVCFTPAHLGLEEHHTSPPKDNQQFADFAAWVVSRYAQTASSDAGVMQEVGASSL is encoded by the coding sequence ATGATTGAAGCGGTCGTTCTATGGAATGAGCCGAACAACCTATCTCACTGGAACTATCACTTGGATCCCGGTTGGTTGCGCTTCTCCGATATGGTGAAGGCCACGGCATCCGCCATCCGCGCAATTCGCCCGTCACTCCCGATCGTCCTCGGTGGCGTGTCGGCATGTGATTGCGACTTCCTTCGATTGATGACATCGTATGGCGTTATTGAGTACGTTGACGCCGTCGGTGTCCACGGTTTCCCCCTCGATTGGAATCATTGGCAACTGACCGAATGGCCATCAAGAATTGCGGAGGCACGGCGGATCACCGGCAAACCAATATGGGTCACAGAAGTTGGGGCCTCTTCTTTCGGCGCCGAGGAGGTGCAGGCATTCGGCTTTCAACGAACCATTGAGCTAATAGGAGAATCAGCGGATCGACTGCATTGGTACAGCCTCTTCGATCTTCCACCAACCTGGGCCGCCGAAACTCGCCACAAGGAAGCGGAAGGCTCCTCTTACTATCGCCACTATTACCTCGGACTCATCCGCGCCGACGGCACACCCAAACCCGCGGTGGATCTATTTCCCGGCGACGGCAGCGTGGGCCTCTGCCAGTGGTTCCACTTCGAAGATCCTCGCCTCGATGAGGCGACCTCGTGGATGTCAAACCATGGAGTCCGCTATCTCCGGACAGGCATCAGCTGGGCTGATTCCTTCCGGCCGAATGCAGTCGAATGGTTCGACCGGCAGATGGAAGCGCTGCGGCCCTTCCAAGTGGCAGTTACAGTCTGCTTCACGCCCGCCCATCTCGGCTTGGAGGAACACCATACCAGTCCGCCGAAAGACAATCAGCAGTTCGCTGATTTTGCAGCTTGGGTAGTCTCGCGCTACGCACAAACTGCGAGTAGCGATGCTGGAGTGATGCAGGAAGTCGGAGCCTCCTCACTATGA